One Chanodichthys erythropterus isolate Z2021 chromosome 22, ASM2448905v1, whole genome shotgun sequence DNA window includes the following coding sequences:
- the slc7a3a gene encoding cationic amino acid transporter 3a has protein sequence MVDKMVSFGHALLRRRALDCSGEETRFARCLSTLDLVALGVGSTLGAGVYVLAGEVAREKAGPAIVLCFLVAALSSMLAGLCYAEFGARVPKTGSAYLYSYVTVGEIWAFITGWNLILSYVIGTASVARAWSSTFDNLIEQKISNFFRASMAMKVPGKVLAEYPDLFALILILLLTGLLAFGVSESALVNKIFTGINLIVLGFVIISGFVKGNTANWNLTYEDFVNDTNITEPERVESTFGSGGFAPFGFSGILSGAATCFYAFVGFDCIATTSEEAKNPMRSIPVGIVASLLICFFAYFGVSAALTLMMPYYKLNTQSPLPEAFSYVGWAPARYIVAVGSLCALSTSLLGSMFPMPRVIYAMAEDGLLFRFLSRMNKRTKTPLLATVVSGIVASLMAFLFDLAALVDLMSIGTLLAYSLVAVCVLILRYQPGNLSSSSQTEKLVELVGGEKVAVCGDSGDEYGIDLDDNPRKEKFSLKLLLVPSKDSPTEMSGTIVYGTTAVISVLITKLCAVLALRLEAIVNLEIVWVTTCVILVLLCVLCVIVICRQPESKEALTFKVPLLPWLPLFSIFVNIYLMMQLDGATWCRFAVWMGIGFAIYFGYGIRNSTEAMNSSHRKYEPPLQNKSPIYLGGEESEVEAISP, from the exons ATGGTGGACAAAATGGTCTCTTTTGGACACGCGCTGCTGCGCCGTCGTGCTCTGGACTGCTCTGGGGAGGAGACGCGGTTTGCACGGTGTCTGTCCACTCTAGATCTGGTGGCCCTCGGGGTGGGCTCCACACTTGGAGCTGGAGTGTATGTTCTGGCTGGAGAGGTTGCGAGAGAGAAAGCGGGTCCTGCTATTGTCTTATGCTTTCTTGTGGCCGCACTTTCCTCCATGCTGGCTGGACTGTGCTATGCAGAATTCGGTGCACGAGTCCCTAAGACAGGGTCTGCTTACTTGTACAGCTATGTAACAGTGGGAGAAATCTGGGCCTTCATCACTGGTTGGAACCTCATCCTCTCTTATGTTATAG GTACAGCTAGTGTAGCACGAGCTTGGAGCTCTACGTTCGATAACTTAATCGAGCAGAAGATCTCTAACTTCTTCAGGGCATCCATGGCTATGAAGGTTCCTGGGAAGGTTCTTGCAGAATATCCGGACCTATTTGCCCTCATTCTTATCCTGCTACTGACTG GACTGCTTGCTTTTGGTGTAAGTGAGTCTGCTCTAGTGAACAAGATCTTCACTGGGATCAACCTGATTGTGCTGGGCTTTGTCATCATCTCTGGCTTTGTCAAAGGCAACACAGCAAACTGGAACCTCACATATGAAGACTTTGTCAATGATACAAATATCACCGAACCAGA ACGGGTAGAAAGCACATTTGGAAGTGGAGGTTTCGCTCCGTTCGGCTTCAGTGGCATCTTATCTGGCGCAGCCACCTGTTTCTACGCCTTTGTTGGCTTTGATTGCATTGCTACGACAA GTGAAGAAGCCAAGAACCCGATGCGCTCCATCCCCGTGGGCATTGTGGCCTCTCTGCTTATTTGCTTCTTTGCTTACTTCGGTGTGTCAGCTGCGCTTACGCTCATGATGCCCTATTACAAACTTAACACCCAGAGTCCCCTGCCCGAGGCCTTCAGTTACGTGGGCTGGGCACCGGCACGCTATATTGTAGCTGTGGGTTCACTCTGTGCCCTCTCGACAAG tTTGTTGGGCTCCATGTTCCCCATGCCTCGAGTGATCTACGCTATGGCAGAGGACGGGCTGCTCTTCCGTTTCCTTTCCAGGATGAACAAGAGAACCAAAACTCCACTGCTGGCGACTGTTGTGTCTGGAATAGTGGCAT CTCTCATGGCGTTTCTGTTTGATTTGGCTGCATTGGTTGACCTCATGTCTATAGGGACATTGCTTGCATACTCTCTGGTCGCCGTGTGTGTCCTCATCCTCAG ATATCAGCCAGGCAACCTGAGCTCTTCCAGTCAGACGGAGAAACTGGTGGAACTGGTTGGTGGTGAGAAAGTGGCCGTATGTGGAGACAGTGGAGATGAATATGGCATAGATCTGGATGACAATCCCCGCAAAGAGAAATTCTCCCTGAAACTCCTCCTGGTTCCCTCTAAGGACTCGCCAACAGAAATGTCGGGAACAATTGTCTACGGCACAACTGCCGTTATCT CTGTGCTGATCACCAAACTGTGTGCGGTTTTGGCTCTGCGTCTGGAAGCAATCGTGAATCTCGAGATTGTGTGGGTGACGACGTGTGTCATTCTGGTCCTGCTGTGCGTCCTGTGTGTCATTGTGATCTGTAGGCAGCCTGAGAGCAAGGAAGCTCTCACCTTCAAG GTGCCTCTGTTACCTTGGCTGCCTCTATTCAGTATCTTTGTCAACATCTATCTCATGATGCAGCTGGACGGGGCCACCTGGTGCCGCTTCGCCGTGTGGATGGGCATTG GTTTCGCAATCTACTTCGGCTATGGTATCCGGAACAGCACTGAGGCCATGAACAGCTCCCACCGAAAATACGAGCCACCCCTTCAGAACAAAAGCCCCATATATCTAGGCGGTGAGGAGAGTGAAGTGGAGGCCATTTCTCCCTGA